In Vigna unguiculata cultivar IT97K-499-35 chromosome 3, ASM411807v1, whole genome shotgun sequence, a single genomic region encodes these proteins:
- the LOC114179591 gene encoding uncharacterized protein LOC114179591 isoform X1: MGGGNRRSKGRGRPNNNTSGNATPNNPKSRNKRGSDVKSALFVEGGFLSDWHLPSPTHTPAGRSSGSNNKSGSQRRTEGSASKSGLAKSSGATIGYSYPSLDYQEVTRVETGNSTKDSNLNQLQPFVLADTKQSRVTVHADGTPPSKPKYTYSYDADFVLGDSSHKGLGFPSEQDKTPGSIGILQEQMPQSTPVLDSSSFEKDAGSDEGMDCELSNEMAEDCSPNVSAERNSGFLSIGGLKLYTQDISDDENEEYNEDSSDEESSTTSAPEELLESSENNDSEYTSDSDSDIDEDVAEDYLEGVGGSENILDAKWLLKPDLNESGNDSSSSSCYDEALKKLGGFALQEASREYGMKKNKPRNKHGVNSGPIALENLMTEKDPRTISSRKKHLPWFTHSWPSHAQKSKASKKMHGEKKKLRKERIAGKRRERMLHRGVDLEKINLKLQQIVLEEVDMFSFQPMESRDCSQIQRLAGVYQLRSSSQGSGKKRFVTVMRTQSTSMPSSSGRQRLEKLLGVDDEDADFSVADYANKKSVSGDRRGGKKHTKQNNFRLQELHSPQNKFSGSHKVKDKRGSGQKSSYANQPVSFVSSGTIHSETVPVTVVEAEETNRKGVTSSANIGSFEEHTTGFGSKMMAKMGYTEGGGLGKNGQGMALPIEVIQRPKSLGLGVEFSNNPGEPAGKISLGGAAESLGLGVKLSKSPGEPARNRLSKSPGEPARNRSSTVGAFEKHTKGFGSKMMAKMGFVEGKGLGRESQGITTPLTALRLPKSRGLGAKS; the protein is encoded by the exons ATGGGTGGTGGAAACAGAAGATCGAAAGGAAGAGGACGACCCAACAACAACACCAGTGGCAACGCCACTCCAAACAACCCTAAATCCCGAAACAAAAGAGGTTCAGATGTCAAATCCGCATTGTTTGTCGAAGGTGGTTTCTTGTCCGATTGGCACCTTCCCTCTCCCACCCACACTCCAG CAGGGAGAAGTTCCGGCTCCAATAACAAGTCCGGGAGCCAACGTAGAACAGAAGGCTCTGCATCAAAAAGTGGGTTGGCAAAATCTTCCGGAGCTACTATTGGATACAGTTATCCTTCACTAGATTATCAG GAGGTAACTCGCGTTGAGACTGGGAACAGCACTAAAGATAGTAATCTAAATCAGCTGCAACCTTTTGTTTTGGCGGACACCAAGCAGAGCCGAGTTACTGTTCATGCAGACGGAACACCTCCTTCAAAACCGAAATATACATACAGTTATGATGCAGATTTTGTTTTGGGTGACAGCTCTCATAAAGGTTTAGGTTTCCCTTCTGAACAAGACAAAACCCCCGGTAGCATTGGCATTTTGCAGGAACAGATGCCCCAATCAACTCCAGTTTTAGATTCATCATCATTTGAGAAGGATGCTGGTTCTGATGAGGGTATGGATTGTGAGTTAAGCAATGAGATGGCAGAAGACTGTTCACCAAACGTGTCTGCTGAGAGAAATTCAGGGTTTCTGTCAATTGGAGGTCTTAAATTATATACTCAGGACATTTCAGACgatgaaaatgaagaatatAATGAAGACTCATCGGATGAGGAGAGCTCCACAACTTCTGCACCAGAAGAATTACTTGAGTCATCTGAAAATAATGATTCAGAATACACATCTGATAGTGATTCAGACATTGATGAAGATGTTGCAGAAGATTATCTAGAGGGAGTTGGTGGTAGTGAGAACATCTTGGATGCAAAATGGTTGCTAAAACCTGATCTGAACGAGTCAGGTAATGATAGTTCTTCTAGTAGTTGCTATGATGAGGCATTGAAAAAGCTGGGTGGCTTTGCCCTTCAAGAAGCCTCCAGGGAATATGgcatgaagaaaaataaaccaaGGAATAAACACGGTGTAAATTCTGGACCAATAGCTTTGGAAAACTTAATGACGGAAAAGGATCCAAGAACCATTTCTTCTAGAAAGAAGCATTTGCCTTGGTTCACTCACTCTTGGCCTTCACATGCTCAGAAGAGTAAAGCTTCCAAAAAAATGCATG GTGAAAAAAAGAAACTCCGTAAAGAAAGGATTGCTGGGAAGCGCAGAGAAAGAATGCTGCATCGTGGGGTTGATCTAGAGAAGATTAATTTg AAATTACAACAAATTGTTTTGGAGGAGGTGGATATGTTCTCTTTTCAACCTATGGAATCTCGGGATTGTTCACAG ATACAAAGATTAGCAGGGGTTTATCAATTGCGGAGTAGCAGCCAAGGCTCCGGCAAAAAAAG ATTCGTTACAGTGATGCGGACACAGTCTACGTCCATGCCATCTTCAAGTGGTAGACAACGCTTGGAAAAG CTGTTGGGAGTTGATGATGAGGATGCCGATTTTTCTGTTGCTGACTATGCAAATAAGAAATCTGTGAGTGGAGATAGAAGAGGGGGAAAGAAACATACTAAACAGAACAATTTTAGATTGCAAGAACTTCACTCTCCCCAGAACAAGTTCTCAGGCAGCCATAAAGTGAAGGACAAGAGAGGGAGTGGACAAAAGAGTTCATATGCTAATCAGCCTGTCTCATTTGTATCAAGTGGCACAATCCATTCCGAAACTGTACCTGTTACAGTTGTTGAGGCTGAAGAGACTAATAGGAAGGGTGTCACTAGCTCTGCTAATATAGGTTCATTTGAAGAACATACTACTGGTTTTGGTTCAAAAATGATGGCTAAAATGGGATACACGGAGGGAGGAGGATTGGGGAAAAATGGTCAAGGTATGGCACTACCTATTGAGGTTATTCAAAGGCCTAAATCACTTGGTTTGGGTGTAGAATTCTCCAACAACCCAGGTGAGCCAGCTGGGAAGATATCTTTGGGAGGTGCTGCTGAATCTCTTGGTTTGGGTGTAAAATTGTCCAAAAGCCCAGGTGAACCAGCTAGGAACAGATTGTCCAAAAGCCCAGGTGAACCAGCTAGGAACAGATCTTCAACAGTTGGTGCTTTTGAAAAACATACCAAAGGCTTTGGGTCTAAGATGATGGCAAAGATGGGGTTTGTTGAAGGTAAAGGATTAGGTAGAGAATCCCAAGGCATCACCACTCCATTAACTGCTCTTAGATTACCAAAGTCACGAGGATTAGGAGCCAAAAGTTGA
- the LOC114179591 gene encoding uncharacterized protein LOC114179591 isoform X3, with protein MGGGNRRSKGRGRPNNNTSGNATPNNPKSRNKRGSDVKSALFVEGGFLSDWHLPSPTHTPAGRSSGSNNKSGSQRRTEGSASKSGLAKSSGATIGYSYPSLDYQEVTRVETGNSTKDSNLNQLQPFVLADTKQSRVTVHADGTPPSKPKYTYSYDADFVLGDSSHKGLGFPSEQDKTPGSIGILQEQMPQSTPVLDSSSFEKDAGSDEGMDCELSNEMAEDCSPNVSAERNSGFLSIGGLKLYTQDISDDENEEYNEDSSDEESSTTSAPEELLESSENNDSEYTSDSDSDIDEDVAEDYLEGVGGSENILDAKWLLKPDLNESGNDSSSSSCYDEALKKLGGFALQEASREYGMKKNKPRNKHGVNSGPIALENLMTEKDPRTISSRKKHLPWFTHSWPSHAQKSKASKKMHGEKKKLRKERIAGKRRERMLHRGVDLEKINLKLQQIVLEEVDMFSFQPMESRDCSQIQRLAGVYQLRSSSQGSGKKRFVTVMRTQSTSMPSSSGRQRLEKLLGVDDEDADFSVADYANKKSVSGDRRGGKKHTKQNNFRLQELHSPQNKFSGSHKVKDKRGSGQKSSYANQPVSFVSSGTIHSETVPVTVVEAEETNRKGVTSSANIGSFEEHTTGFGSKMMAKMGYTEGGGLGKNGQGMALPIEVIQRPKSLGLGVEFSNNPGEPAGKISLGGAAESLGLGVKLSKSPGEPARNRSSTVGAFEKHTKGFGSKMMAKMGFVEGKGLGRESQGITTPLTALRLPKSRGLGAKS; from the exons ATGGGTGGTGGAAACAGAAGATCGAAAGGAAGAGGACGACCCAACAACAACACCAGTGGCAACGCCACTCCAAACAACCCTAAATCCCGAAACAAAAGAGGTTCAGATGTCAAATCCGCATTGTTTGTCGAAGGTGGTTTCTTGTCCGATTGGCACCTTCCCTCTCCCACCCACACTCCAG CAGGGAGAAGTTCCGGCTCCAATAACAAGTCCGGGAGCCAACGTAGAACAGAAGGCTCTGCATCAAAAAGTGGGTTGGCAAAATCTTCCGGAGCTACTATTGGATACAGTTATCCTTCACTAGATTATCAG GAGGTAACTCGCGTTGAGACTGGGAACAGCACTAAAGATAGTAATCTAAATCAGCTGCAACCTTTTGTTTTGGCGGACACCAAGCAGAGCCGAGTTACTGTTCATGCAGACGGAACACCTCCTTCAAAACCGAAATATACATACAGTTATGATGCAGATTTTGTTTTGGGTGACAGCTCTCATAAAGGTTTAGGTTTCCCTTCTGAACAAGACAAAACCCCCGGTAGCATTGGCATTTTGCAGGAACAGATGCCCCAATCAACTCCAGTTTTAGATTCATCATCATTTGAGAAGGATGCTGGTTCTGATGAGGGTATGGATTGTGAGTTAAGCAATGAGATGGCAGAAGACTGTTCACCAAACGTGTCTGCTGAGAGAAATTCAGGGTTTCTGTCAATTGGAGGTCTTAAATTATATACTCAGGACATTTCAGACgatgaaaatgaagaatatAATGAAGACTCATCGGATGAGGAGAGCTCCACAACTTCTGCACCAGAAGAATTACTTGAGTCATCTGAAAATAATGATTCAGAATACACATCTGATAGTGATTCAGACATTGATGAAGATGTTGCAGAAGATTATCTAGAGGGAGTTGGTGGTAGTGAGAACATCTTGGATGCAAAATGGTTGCTAAAACCTGATCTGAACGAGTCAGGTAATGATAGTTCTTCTAGTAGTTGCTATGATGAGGCATTGAAAAAGCTGGGTGGCTTTGCCCTTCAAGAAGCCTCCAGGGAATATGgcatgaagaaaaataaaccaaGGAATAAACACGGTGTAAATTCTGGACCAATAGCTTTGGAAAACTTAATGACGGAAAAGGATCCAAGAACCATTTCTTCTAGAAAGAAGCATTTGCCTTGGTTCACTCACTCTTGGCCTTCACATGCTCAGAAGAGTAAAGCTTCCAAAAAAATGCATG GTGAAAAAAAGAAACTCCGTAAAGAAAGGATTGCTGGGAAGCGCAGAGAAAGAATGCTGCATCGTGGGGTTGATCTAGAGAAGATTAATTTg AAATTACAACAAATTGTTTTGGAGGAGGTGGATATGTTCTCTTTTCAACCTATGGAATCTCGGGATTGTTCACAG ATACAAAGATTAGCAGGGGTTTATCAATTGCGGAGTAGCAGCCAAGGCTCCGGCAAAAAAAG ATTCGTTACAGTGATGCGGACACAGTCTACGTCCATGCCATCTTCAAGTGGTAGACAACGCTTGGAAAAG CTGTTGGGAGTTGATGATGAGGATGCCGATTTTTCTGTTGCTGACTATGCAAATAAGAAATCTGTGAGTGGAGATAGAAGAGGGGGAAAGAAACATACTAAACAGAACAATTTTAGATTGCAAGAACTTCACTCTCCCCAGAACAAGTTCTCAGGCAGCCATAAAGTGAAGGACAAGAGAGGGAGTGGACAAAAGAGTTCATATGCTAATCAGCCTGTCTCATTTGTATCAAGTGGCACAATCCATTCCGAAACTGTACCTGTTACAGTTGTTGAGGCTGAAGAGACTAATAGGAAGGGTGTCACTAGCTCTGCTAATATAGGTTCATTTGAAGAACATACTACTGGTTTTGGTTCAAAAATGATGGCTAAAATGGGATACACGGAGGGAGGAGGATTGGGGAAAAATGGTCAAGGTATGGCACTACCTATTGAGGTTATTCAAAGGCCTAAATCACTTGGTTTGGGTGTAGAATTCTCCAACAACCCAGGTGAGCCAGCTGGGAAGATATCTTTGGGAGGTGCTGCTGAATCTCTTGGTTTGGGTGTAAAATTGTCCAAAAGCCCAG GTGAACCAGCTAGGAACAGATCTTCAACAGTTGGTGCTTTTGAAAAACATACCAAAGGCTTTGGGTCTAAGATGATGGCAAAGATGGGGTTTGTTGAAGGTAAAGGATTAGGTAGAGAATCCCAAGGCATCACCACTCCATTAACTGCTCTTAGATTACCAAAGTCACGAGGATTAGGAGCCAAAAGTTGA
- the LOC114179591 gene encoding uncharacterized protein LOC114179591 isoform X2: MGGGNRRSKGRGRPNNNTSGNATPNNPKSRNKRGSDVKSALFVEGGFLSDWHLPSPTHTPGRSSGSNNKSGSQRRTEGSASKSGLAKSSGATIGYSYPSLDYQEVTRVETGNSTKDSNLNQLQPFVLADTKQSRVTVHADGTPPSKPKYTYSYDADFVLGDSSHKGLGFPSEQDKTPGSIGILQEQMPQSTPVLDSSSFEKDAGSDEGMDCELSNEMAEDCSPNVSAERNSGFLSIGGLKLYTQDISDDENEEYNEDSSDEESSTTSAPEELLESSENNDSEYTSDSDSDIDEDVAEDYLEGVGGSENILDAKWLLKPDLNESGNDSSSSSCYDEALKKLGGFALQEASREYGMKKNKPRNKHGVNSGPIALENLMTEKDPRTISSRKKHLPWFTHSWPSHAQKSKASKKMHGEKKKLRKERIAGKRRERMLHRGVDLEKINLKLQQIVLEEVDMFSFQPMESRDCSQIQRLAGVYQLRSSSQGSGKKRFVTVMRTQSTSMPSSSGRQRLEKLLGVDDEDADFSVADYANKKSVSGDRRGGKKHTKQNNFRLQELHSPQNKFSGSHKVKDKRGSGQKSSYANQPVSFVSSGTIHSETVPVTVVEAEETNRKGVTSSANIGSFEEHTTGFGSKMMAKMGYTEGGGLGKNGQGMALPIEVIQRPKSLGLGVEFSNNPGEPAGKISLGGAAESLGLGVKLSKSPGEPARNRLSKSPGEPARNRSSTVGAFEKHTKGFGSKMMAKMGFVEGKGLGRESQGITTPLTALRLPKSRGLGAKS, encoded by the exons ATGGGTGGTGGAAACAGAAGATCGAAAGGAAGAGGACGACCCAACAACAACACCAGTGGCAACGCCACTCCAAACAACCCTAAATCCCGAAACAAAAGAGGTTCAGATGTCAAATCCGCATTGTTTGTCGAAGGTGGTTTCTTGTCCGATTGGCACCTTCCCTCTCCCACCCACACTCCAG GGAGAAGTTCCGGCTCCAATAACAAGTCCGGGAGCCAACGTAGAACAGAAGGCTCTGCATCAAAAAGTGGGTTGGCAAAATCTTCCGGAGCTACTATTGGATACAGTTATCCTTCACTAGATTATCAG GAGGTAACTCGCGTTGAGACTGGGAACAGCACTAAAGATAGTAATCTAAATCAGCTGCAACCTTTTGTTTTGGCGGACACCAAGCAGAGCCGAGTTACTGTTCATGCAGACGGAACACCTCCTTCAAAACCGAAATATACATACAGTTATGATGCAGATTTTGTTTTGGGTGACAGCTCTCATAAAGGTTTAGGTTTCCCTTCTGAACAAGACAAAACCCCCGGTAGCATTGGCATTTTGCAGGAACAGATGCCCCAATCAACTCCAGTTTTAGATTCATCATCATTTGAGAAGGATGCTGGTTCTGATGAGGGTATGGATTGTGAGTTAAGCAATGAGATGGCAGAAGACTGTTCACCAAACGTGTCTGCTGAGAGAAATTCAGGGTTTCTGTCAATTGGAGGTCTTAAATTATATACTCAGGACATTTCAGACgatgaaaatgaagaatatAATGAAGACTCATCGGATGAGGAGAGCTCCACAACTTCTGCACCAGAAGAATTACTTGAGTCATCTGAAAATAATGATTCAGAATACACATCTGATAGTGATTCAGACATTGATGAAGATGTTGCAGAAGATTATCTAGAGGGAGTTGGTGGTAGTGAGAACATCTTGGATGCAAAATGGTTGCTAAAACCTGATCTGAACGAGTCAGGTAATGATAGTTCTTCTAGTAGTTGCTATGATGAGGCATTGAAAAAGCTGGGTGGCTTTGCCCTTCAAGAAGCCTCCAGGGAATATGgcatgaagaaaaataaaccaaGGAATAAACACGGTGTAAATTCTGGACCAATAGCTTTGGAAAACTTAATGACGGAAAAGGATCCAAGAACCATTTCTTCTAGAAAGAAGCATTTGCCTTGGTTCACTCACTCTTGGCCTTCACATGCTCAGAAGAGTAAAGCTTCCAAAAAAATGCATG GTGAAAAAAAGAAACTCCGTAAAGAAAGGATTGCTGGGAAGCGCAGAGAAAGAATGCTGCATCGTGGGGTTGATCTAGAGAAGATTAATTTg AAATTACAACAAATTGTTTTGGAGGAGGTGGATATGTTCTCTTTTCAACCTATGGAATCTCGGGATTGTTCACAG ATACAAAGATTAGCAGGGGTTTATCAATTGCGGAGTAGCAGCCAAGGCTCCGGCAAAAAAAG ATTCGTTACAGTGATGCGGACACAGTCTACGTCCATGCCATCTTCAAGTGGTAGACAACGCTTGGAAAAG CTGTTGGGAGTTGATGATGAGGATGCCGATTTTTCTGTTGCTGACTATGCAAATAAGAAATCTGTGAGTGGAGATAGAAGAGGGGGAAAGAAACATACTAAACAGAACAATTTTAGATTGCAAGAACTTCACTCTCCCCAGAACAAGTTCTCAGGCAGCCATAAAGTGAAGGACAAGAGAGGGAGTGGACAAAAGAGTTCATATGCTAATCAGCCTGTCTCATTTGTATCAAGTGGCACAATCCATTCCGAAACTGTACCTGTTACAGTTGTTGAGGCTGAAGAGACTAATAGGAAGGGTGTCACTAGCTCTGCTAATATAGGTTCATTTGAAGAACATACTACTGGTTTTGGTTCAAAAATGATGGCTAAAATGGGATACACGGAGGGAGGAGGATTGGGGAAAAATGGTCAAGGTATGGCACTACCTATTGAGGTTATTCAAAGGCCTAAATCACTTGGTTTGGGTGTAGAATTCTCCAACAACCCAGGTGAGCCAGCTGGGAAGATATCTTTGGGAGGTGCTGCTGAATCTCTTGGTTTGGGTGTAAAATTGTCCAAAAGCCCAGGTGAACCAGCTAGGAACAGATTGTCCAAAAGCCCAGGTGAACCAGCTAGGAACAGATCTTCAACAGTTGGTGCTTTTGAAAAACATACCAAAGGCTTTGGGTCTAAGATGATGGCAAAGATGGGGTTTGTTGAAGGTAAAGGATTAGGTAGAGAATCCCAAGGCATCACCACTCCATTAACTGCTCTTAGATTACCAAAGTCACGAGGATTAGGAGCCAAAAGTTGA